One genomic window of Cydia pomonella isolate Wapato2018A chromosome 6, ilCydPomo1, whole genome shotgun sequence includes the following:
- the LOC133519349 gene encoding proteasome inhibitor PI31 subunit isoform X2, whose translation MAADPLFGWDLTFKTVEKDIKRKTDVLIAFIHWNLTKRGFRTIGIGDERTLSGDEDKSEVLPTGWNDKDNYTLRYVLEGKLYILHGLNTDGTLIVNLMRSEDLAVSNLALKIDDTVKETSGSIAKMLPGYKDLMYNVKRDLVDTITERPTTTAETQTSTRNEPNRRLPDDPLRVPPRPHPSGPHPDTRDLWEPPTAPLPNIGRSDLDPFAPGGGGMLFNPFGPRRDLENPGLGVPGGLPRGAVPPGARFDPFGPPLGPGPAARRPPPDADHLPPPGGFNDHMFM comes from the exons ATGGCAGCAGATCCGCTCTTCGGCTGGgatttaacttttaaaactgTCGAGAAAGATATCAAACGGAAGACTGATGTACTCATTGCTTTCATACATTGGAATTTGACAAAACGAGGATTCCGCACCATTGGAATAGGCGACGAG AGAACTTTGTCAGGAGATGAGGACAAGAGTGAGGTGCTGCCAACGGGCTGGAACGATAAAGACAACTACACTTTGAGATATGTTCTGGAGGGCAAATTGTACATTCTTCATGGATTAAACACTGATGGCACTCTCATTGTAAATTTAATG AGATCTGAAGACTTAGCAGTATCCAACCTTGCCTTGAAGATAGATGACACTGTAAAAGAGACTAGTGGCTCCATAGCCAAGATGTTGCCAGGCTACAAGGACCTCATGTACAATGTGAAGCGGGATCTTGTTGATACCATTACTGAGAGGCCTACTACTACAGCTGAAACACAAACTTCTACGAGAA atgaacCAAACAGAAGGCTTCCCGATGATCCATTGAGAGTGCCTCCACGACCACACCCATCTGGCCCGCACCCTGATACCCGGGATTTGTG GGAGCCTCCAACAGCACCTCTGCCAAACATCGGACGCTCAGATTTAGATCCCTTTGCTCCTGGCGGTGGTGGTATGCTGTTCAACCCATTCGGACCGCGGCGGGACCTTGAGAACCCTGGCCTTGGCGTACCCGGAGGCTTACCGAG AGGAGCGGTGCCCCCCGGCGCGCGCTTCGACCCGTTCGGCCCCCCGCTCGGGCCGGgccccgccgcgcgccgcccgccgcccgacGCCGACCACCTGCCGCCGCCCGGGGGCTTCAACGACCACATGTTCATGTAG